The genome window TAAAAACATAATGGTCCAGATTCCTGTAGCGGTTGCTTCATAGCAATCTTTCATAAAAGACAATTTACGAAAAACAATGATGCAGATAATGCATATGATAGCGCATAAATAGCCGTCATATCTGTTTTTGACATGTTCAATTACTGTCAGGCACGCGCAGCAAGTCAGATTGAAAGGCACAAATAAATATAAAATCATCCGCAGGAGAAGTGCGCCATTGCTTGCAGCTGAGGCTGCCAAAATTGCTGTAAGGCAGCACAAGTCCGCCAGCCCGAGAATAAGCATCCTTGCGCCCATCAGTTTTCGTATGGAAAATCGAGTGCAGGATTCGATTTCCTCCATGTTGTGTGAATAGCTTTTCAAGACTTCAGGAAATCCAATAAAGGCGATCATCGGCGCAACGGATGAGAAAAGTAAAAAAACAGGCTGCATATCGTATTTCCCGAAGTGATACTGCTTCAAAAGAAAAAGAAATAATAAAAAAGATGCGGCCTGTGCCAGCCATACCCAGCGTTCGATAAACCGAACCTGCACCGCAATAAATCTCCAGAATCCAATGCGTTCAGATATCAGTTTTTCACTGTAACATTTTTTAGCAAGCTGTATGGTTTCTTGCATTTTATCCCTATCATAGGCTGGTACTGAAAAAGGTCGTAGATCCTGTTGGATTTTTTGGTAATTTATTTTCATAACCAATCCTCCTTTGATAGCAATTTACTCAAAGATTTAAGTCCCTGATTAAGTCGATATTTAGTAACAGACAATCCGGAATCCATGATTTTGGCAATGTCTTTTAACTTTAAATCATGATAAAACCTCAATTGAATGACTTCTTTTTGTTCTTCCGGTAATGCATTCAGTGCAGCCTTAACGGAATCGGCTGTTTCAAACTTTTCTCCCTCTGCATCTTTAATAGGCAAATTTTCTTTTCCAATATCTTTCAAAGGAATCGGAGTTCTCTTCCGTATTGCATTGACGCAGAGGTTATGGGCTATAACATATAAGTAATTTTTGCATTTGCCTCTTTGCATA of Clostridiales bacterium contains these proteins:
- a CDS encoding RNA polymerase sigma factor — encoded protein: MDDRELIRRIKSGDTKALDELIQKYYNDIYTYCYRRLGHKHDAQDITQEVFLHFCRNSNSYMQRGKCKNYLYVIAHNLCVNAIRKRTPIPLKDIGKENLPIKDAEGEKFETADSVKAALNALPEEQKEVIQLRFYHDLKLKDIAKIMDSGLSVTKYRLNQGLKSLSKLLSKEDWL